One stretch of Argiope bruennichi chromosome 3, qqArgBrue1.1, whole genome shotgun sequence DNA includes these proteins:
- the LOC129964029 gene encoding mannose-1-phosphate guanyltransferase beta-A-like, with protein sequence MKALILVGGYGTRLRPLTLSRPKPLVEFCNKPMMLHQVEALVEAGVNHVILAVSYRAEMLEREIKQDEAKLGIKISISQEFEPLGTAGPLALARKELEGDEPFFVLNSDIVCDFPFKDMITFHKHHGQEGTIVVTRVEEPSKYGVVVYDEHGKVDRFVEKPQEFVSNRINAGLYILNPSVLNRIELKPTSIEKEIFPEMVECKQLYAYELQGFWMDVGQPKDFLTGMCYYLHHMKLKEPHKLHHAEYTLGNVLLDPSAKVGKNCRIGPNVVIGPDVVIEDGVCLRKCTLLKGCHIKSHSWIESCIIGWKSVVGQWVRMENTSVLGEDVIVKDEMYVNGGKVLPHKAISESVTEPQVIM encoded by the exons atgaaggctcTGATTTTAGTTGGTGGTTATGGAACAAGGTTGCGCCCTCTTACTCTGAGTCGCCCAAAACCTTTAGTTGAATTTTGTAACAAGCCAATGATGTTGCATCAAGTAGAAGCACTTGTGGAA GCTGGAGTGAATCATGTTATCTTGGCTGTAAGTTATAGAGCTGAAATGCTAGAACGAGAAATAAAACAAGATGAAGCAAAG ttAGGTATAAAGATTAGTATATCACAAGAATTTGAACCTCTGGGCACAGCTGGACCTTTGGCATTGGCCAGAAAGGAATTAGAAGGAGATGAAccattttttgtattgaatagtGATATAGTTTGTGATTTCCCATTCAAAGATATGATTACTTTTCACAAACATCATGGGCAAGAAGGCACCATTGTA GTGACACGAGTTGAGGAACCTTCAAAATATGGTGTTGTAGTGTATGATGAGCATGGGAAAGTTGATCGGTTTGTTGAAAAACCTCAAGAATTTGTTTCCAATCGTATCAATGCTGGATTATATATATTGAATCCATCTGTTTTAAATCGCATAGAG CTTAAACCTACatctattgaaaaagaaatttttcctgAAATGGTAGAGTGTAAACAGTTGTATGCATATGAACTGCAAGGATTTTGGATGGATGTTGGTCAACCAAAAGATTTTTTGACTGGAATGTGCTATTATCTTCACCACATGAAACTGAAAGAACCACACAAACTCCATCATGCTGAATATACCCTTGGGAACGTTTTATTA GATCCATCTGCAAAGGTAGGCAAAAATTGTCGTATTGGCCCTAATGTTGTGATTGGTCCTGATGTTGTGATTGAAGATGGAGTGTGTCTTAGAAAATGTACACTTTTGAAAGGCTGTCATATAAAATCACATTCATGGATTGAATCTTGTATAATTGGATGGAAGTCTGTAGTTGGTCAGTGG GTACGGATGGAGAATACTTCTGTTTTAGGAGAGGATGTGATAGTCAAGGATGAAATGTATGTAAATGGTGGAAAGGTTCTCCCACATAAAGCAATATCGGAGTCAGTCACTGAGCCTCAAGTGATTATGTAG